From Penicillium psychrofluorescens genome assembly, chromosome: 6, one genomic window encodes:
- a CDS encoding uncharacterized protein (ID:PFLUO_009162-T1.cds;~source:funannotate) → MVATFSPHRDSGGTLHLPSHSGIHHVDASSAIRQLRRSLSRSPSKSSNFFLNSRTQSPSKSAPYISSPLSPSRRSTPNNFVLFPTSTHQSPLAVPYPPSAKISRPTMRRRTSPRSPARRALNVSTDGGNATPSQPVSLLPGEENVLSVEDLLVPESTTPESPCAHNSPSVLPLEPGSASRSTMSRIEKRRSGTFGAYATGSPLKRSDGIMNLDQASRGSPSAKRRSVHMPNFSTDFNIFDHDNENVSGTFPSGNDIPSFPTPVQPFSPFATIPKRSSSLRRSTLQQRQGERSLFGRPKQPGDSPEASQPGTPLTVRPRMSFDSSLFQAGQENIFSPRPVPASPLFSANPTAPAPQPTRPAAHPLSRTITQSSSGSSLDDSPTHEPMPKPERPRQIFNFSKSLPAGATRPAPVRRVTREDSTSAESFATPENYKLVKPLPAAFMSTGLISKKNRNAEEPQGGVFNKNMPDTPCKRPVNLFAAGPNPPPERLFDKSRLLRQTDAEPSSPFNPPTTARPKPGPFARGMGIFGNTFSRPEASRRSSFVSVDGDELSQAQSPSSRNDNQPFTETDFPPTPTKQTFLPSRTYPPPTSQIASLERLSETKASPLRDKFLQASPRTPRDQFFPPDPSGLSISVPNEQHHSMQADFDNTNFPATPTGPRDSFSSSNKLPSLQMSSYHIPDVDPSLTSRFEKVELIGTGEFSQVYRVSQSHNQTLPSVFSLPSSEPKSPTALPHQVWAVKKSKQPYSGLKDRERRIREVDVLKTLIHTDHIVSFMDSWEAGGHLYIQTEFCEEGSLDVFLAQIGLKARLDDFRIWKILLELTLGLKHIHDQGFIHLDLKPANILVTFEGVLKIGDFGMATRWPAEDGIEGEGDREYIGPEILMGRFDKPADIFSLGLIIFEIAGNVELPDNGLSWQKLRNGDMSDVPSLTWSSETSIFRDASGNPVSEESSFEELCASDLGEDDFGEDYLTCRKLTEPKQPRLARSGELINPPDFMVDSHHAQALDKIVRWMISPEPLDRPTADQILETYGLQFVNQRRRAGATVFEGNWGPADEILAEDAEMIDV, encoded by the exons ATGGTTGCAACCTTCTCGCCGCACCGGGACTCGGGCGGCACGCTCCATCTGCCATCGCACTCGGGCATCCATCACGTTGacgccagctcggccatcCGACAGCTACGGCGCTCCTTGTCGCGCTCGCCTTCAAAGAGCTCCAACTTCTTTCTCAATTCGCGCACTCAGTCTCCCTCCAAGTCTGCACCATACATCTCATCACCGCTGTCGCCTTCGCGGCGGTCCACGCCGAACAACTTTGTTCTATTTCCAACCTCCActcatcaatctcctctcGCCGTGCCTTATCCCCCAAGCGCGAAGATCTCCaggccgacgatgcgccgACGAACATCACCCCGGAGTCCGGCCAGACGCGCCCTCAATGTCTCGACAGACGGTGGCAACGCGACACCGAGCCAGCCCGTCTCATTACTACCGGGCGAGGAAAATGTCTTGTCTGTCGAAGACCTGCTTGTGCCGGAAAGCACCACCCCCGAAAGCCCCTGTGCGCACAACTCTCCATCTGTTCTTCCACTTGAGCCAGGATCTGCATCTCGATCAACAATGTCGCGTATTGAAAAGCGACGGAGTGGGACGTTCGGAGCGTATGCCACCGGTAGTCCCTTGAAGCGCAGCGACGGCATCATGAACTTGGACCAAGCTTCCCGGGGCAGTCCTTCGGCGAAGCGGCGCAGCGTACACATGCCCAACTTCTCGACGGACTTTAATATTTTCGACCATGATAACGAAAACGTTTCGGGAACATTTCCATCAGGAAATGATATCCCATCCTTCCCCACTCCTGTTCAACCGTTCAGTCCGTTTGCTACCATTCCAAAGCGTTCTTCATCTCTTCGGCGGTCTACTCTACAGCAACGTCAGGGTGAGCGGTCACTCTTTGGTCGACCCAAGCAGCCGGGAGACTCTCCTGAAGCATCTCAACCGGGTACTCCATTGACAGTCCGGCCGCGCATGTCATTTGACAGCAGCCTGTTCCAGGCCGGTCAAGAGAACATCTTCTCACCCCGGCCTGTCCCAGCCAGCCCTCTGTTTTCTGCCAATCCAACTGCCCCGGCACCGCAACCCACCCGCCCTGCCGCCCATCCTCTCTCCCGGACAATCACCCAGTCCTCCTCGGGGTCAAGCCTCGATGACTCGCCTACCCATGAACCGATGCCCAAACCCGAGCGCCCACGACAGATCTTCAATTTCTCCAAATCTCTCCCAGCTGGTGCCACTCGGCCTGCTCCTGTCCGCCGAGTGACTCGGGAGGACTCGACCTCTGCAGAGTCATTTGCGACGCCAGAAAACTACAAGCTGGTGAAGCCGTTGCCGGCAGCATTCATGTCGACTGGGCTTATCTCAAAGAAGAACCGCAATGCCGAAGAACCTCAAGGTGGTGTTTTCAATAAGAACATGCCTGATACTCCCTGCAAGCGGCCTGTCAATCTCTTTGCTGCGGGACCAAACCCTCCACCAGAGCGACTCTTCGACAAATCCCGGCTCCTTCGGCAAACTGATGCTGAGCCCTCATCCCCATTCAACCCTCCCACCACGGCACGTCCCAAGCCGGGGCCCTTCGCTCGAGGTATGGGCATTTTTGGCAACACCTTCAGTCGGCCTGAGGCTTCACGTCGTAGCAGTTTTGTGAGCGTTGACGGTGACGAGCTTTCACAAGCTCAGTCTCCGTCCTCCCGGAATGACAACCAGCCATTCACTGAAACCGATTTCCCCCCGACTCCTACGAAGCAGACATTCCTACCTTCCCGGACCTACCCCCCTCCAACTTCTCAAATCGCGTCTCTGGAACGGCTATCGGAGACGAAGGCGAGCCCGTTGCGGGACAAGTTCCTGCAGGCGTCACCTCGGACGCCTCGTGATCAATTCTTTCCACCCGACCCAAGTGGGTTATCGATCTCGGTTCCAAATGAGCAACATCATTCCATGCAGGCTGACTTCGACAACACCAATTTTCCTGCCACACCGACTGGACCACGCGActccttttcttcgtccAACAAACTTCCTAGTCTTCAAATGAGCAGCTATCATATCCCCGATGTGGACCCGAGCTTAACATCACGGTTTGAGAAGGTTGAATTGATCGGAACTGGAGAATTCTCTCAGGTCTATCGTGTATCTCAATCACACAACCAGACCCTTCCGTCtgtcttctctcttccttcgAGCGAGCCCAAGTCTCCTACCGCTCTGCCGCATCAGGTCTGGGCTGTCAAAAAGAGCAAACAGCCATATTCCGGTCTGAAGGATCGCGAACGTCGCATTCGGGAAGTGGATGTGTTGAAGACCTTGATCCACACGGATCACATTGTCTCATTCATGGACAGCTGGGAGGCCGGTGGCCACCTATACATTCAAACCGAGTTTTGCGAGGAAGGTAGCTTGGATGTTTTCCTCGCCCAGATTGGCCTCAAGGCCCGACTGGATGATTTCCGGATCTGGAAGATCTTGCTCGAGCTGACCTTG GGACTGAAACACATTCACGATCAAGGATTCATCCATCTGGACCTCAAACCAGCCAATATTCTTGTTACTTTTGAAGGTGTCTTGAAAATTGGTGATTTCGGCATGGCCACTCGCTGGCCTGCTGAAGATGGTATtgaaggcgaaggcgaccGAGAATACATTGGGCCGGAGATTCTCATGGGCCGTTTTGACAAGCCGGCTGATATTTTCTCTCTCGGTTTGATCATATTTGAGATTGCTGGGAACGTTGAACTGCCGGACAACGGTCTGTCCTGGCAGAAGCTTCGGAACGGTGACATGAGCGACGTGCCCAGCCTGACTTGGAGCTCGGAAACCAGCATTTTCCGTGACGCTTCGGGCAACCCTGTGTCGGAAGAGTCATCGTTTGAAGAGCTGTGTGCATCGGACTTGGGCGAAGACGATTTTGGTGAAGACTATTTGACCTGTCGCAAATTAACCGAACCGAAACAACCTCGATTGGCTCGAAGCGGCGAGCTTATCAATCCTCCGGACTTCATGGTTGATTCTCACCATGCGCAAGCGTTGGACAAGATTGTCCGATGGATGATCTCCCCCGAGCCGCTGGATCGACCGACGGCCGACCAGATCCTGGAAACATACGGACTGCAGTTTGTGAATCAGCGTCGCCGGGCTGGAGCCACCGTTTTTGAGGGCAACTGGGGGCCCGCGGATGAGATCTTGGCCGAAGATGCCGAAATGATCGATGTGTAA
- a CDS encoding uncharacterized protein (ID:PFLUO_009163-T1.cds;~source:funannotate), producing MSANDKASNIGPQFDNVGSYVFCPDTTTPVLRGSIGELCVSGPLVGKGYLNRAELTMDRFQVLHEHQDRIYRTGDLVRILYDGSFQFLGRIDDQVKLRGQRLEIREINEVIKQSTPDVNEVTTLVIKHPKHSKDQLISFVTKTTTEKKSSRAEVVRPSEADCMSSALQMSTAPSGLPDSLHRSAKQGIEAFVHKHAHLVLENIGVLDNEVEKIAPCTPLQEGIIYHFLSSSTSLYCSSFTFELENSIDLQKLQSSWSQAQQEIQMLRARFSPSPDGYAQAILKRDSLPWFYATVPREEDIKRFLKQRHQQWVWGLDGLSTNLWEVGVVGFSGKWVMCLNIFHALYDGNSMGLLLSLVSRHYFGQFNSMERPPKFLDMLHLGPLCRDPSAETFWRRHLAECEYRVLAESDDENSPSTVYKLRINTTEHVDRLRRSLNVTEQAVLHACWLLTLQQHYSFVPPLGIIVSGRVIDVAGIENVVGPFFNTIPSNIQLHGLEYWSDVALKCHDYHASTLQYQHTPLRDIAKWLGKNSDEKLFDSLFAFQRETKDNQAITEHLWRPLDSEAQHEYPLAFEITRHGNELLTGTLAAKRHVLSPDAAQQVLSSFERLLSDFANNPSRRLPQISGVHQEGHSQKNSETKKPRAAVKRVVVDGPIFQWTPQACTIRKAIATLAGVEPQSVSEDMSIFEVGLDSIDAIKLSSVLSKSGIKLPVSIIMRHRTVKTMARQLLEPNHRAQNGTYSLLGQMERSLTGFLEREELLTRNFCRILPATPIQEAMVAEMVASGYKHYYNHEILQLEPHVDLSRLQEAWKAVVRAHPILRTSFVEISDPEIPTSFAQVVHSEVAFPPSENAGKGEDVVHRTEGPLSVSLRKAEAFCRRHGITMQALLVSCWSLVLAGYVKKLDVVFGLVLSGRNVAGSEHVMFPTMNTVAMRVVLHGTRLELVKYVQEALLDMSEHQHFSLRRARPDIGPRQLFDTLFIYQKRPIESTTQGPKLYTSTGGASDVEYPVCAEVEGVGETLVGRVACRETVLGEKDTLKLVGQIAHTLLSIVDDPDQQTVNFTREGLSICRGPVFQESSAGISNVVDPWSQAPHSSEWSPLESKIRNVLSTVAGVPEASIDKSATIFQLGLDSISAIKVVALLKKQSIKLAVSDIIKAGTIERMARAANGVQTELTTADISGALCSSLGEIDVKTLVQSYGIDPCLVQNSLPATAGQSYFLSMHALNQEIFYPGFYYLSSRELSEERLERAWASLIDQIPILRTVFIPTKDHPRLPYVQVVLNSAQNPVVWHQRCHSHMISRNTQRGLGSVPVALRACHTSQGTALVLQIHHALYDAVSLPSMIDRLATLYSQGEEQEPHPGFVDISRFVAFQLIHSPVDTRRQFWKRYLGQSSTDKTAVPQKSKFGVIRQHYRPGLVSNMTRLEIAAKRHGLSVQSIFLAVYARVHTRIFIYDEKIRPSLIVGLYLANRSYAAEGLSELVAPTVNIVPLRLDDRITNNDECLFAAAGRIQNDVNEISMVDHAAVSLGEIAEWTGVRIDTCINFLRLPELDDTSNHTEKIENVVFKAIPREELGRLRDSSHDPTLDVEAAVRDGRLDFGLFGPDSRLDSATADRIIAEVRQEISALVDTPGPAVQIEGDEREH from the exons ATGTCTGCCAACGACAAAGCTTCAAACATCGGACCACAGTTTGACAACGTGGGATCATATGTCTTCTGTCCAGACACGACAACGCCCGTTCTGCGTGGGAGTATTGGAGAACTCTGTGTATCTGGACCTTTGGTCGGAAAAGGCTACCTGAACAGGGCAGAGTTGACTATGGACCGGTTTCAGGTTCTGCATGAACATCAAGATCGCATATACCGCACCGGCGATCTTGTCAGAATCTTGTATGATGGCAGCTTTCAGTTTCTAGGTCGCATCGATGACCAAGTCAAACTCCGCGGGCAGCGCCTTGAAATCAGAGAGATCAACGAAGTGATCAAGCAATCGACCCCCGATGTGAACGAAGTGACCACCTTGGTCATCAAACATCCGAAGCATTCCAAGGACCAGCTTATCTCCTTCGTCACAAAAACAACtacagaaaagaagagctCTCGCGCTGAGGTAGTTCGTCCCTCCGAAGCTGACT GCATGTCGTCAGCTCTCCAGATGTCAACAGCACCATCCGGTTTGCCAGATAGTCTCCACAGGAGTGCCAAACAGGGCATTGAGGCTTTTGTGCACAAGCATGCACACCTGGTCCTTGAGAATATCGGGGTTCTTGACAATGAAGTTGAGAAAATTGCCCCCTGTACACCGCTCCAAGAAGGCATCATATACCACTTCCTATCTAGCAGCACGTCTCTATACTGCTCATCCTTTACGTTCGAGCTTGAAAACTCGATTGATCTTCAGAAACTGCAGTCATCATGGTCTCAGGCTCAGCAGGAGATTCAGATGCTTCGGGCTCGGTTCTCGCCATCCCCAGACGGCTATGCTCAGGCCATTCTGAAAAGGGACAGTCTCCCTTGGTTTTATGCCACCGTGCCTCGAGAGGAGGATATAAAAAGATTTCTGAAACAGAGACATCAACAGTGGGTATGGGGCCTCGATGGTCTGTCCACAAATCTTTGGGAAGTTGGCGTTGTTGGCTTCTCTGGCAAATGGGTCATGTGTCTGAATATTTTCCATGCTTTGTACGATGGCAACAGTATGGGTCTTCTCCTCAGCCTTGTTTCTCGTCACTACTTTGGTCAGTTCAACTCTATGGAGCGGCCACCGAAATTCCTTGACATGTTGCACTTGGGCCCCTTGTGCAGGGACCCGTCTGCAGAAACATTCTGGAGAAGACATCTTGCAGAATGCGAGTATCGAGTTCTGGCCGAGTCAGACGATGAAAACAGCCCATCAACAGTTTACAAGTTGAGAATAAACACAACTGAGCATGTGGATCGTCTCAGACGATCGCTCAACGTCACAGAGCAGGCTGTTCTTCATGCCTGCTGGCTTCTCACTCTTCAACAACACTACTCTTTTGTACCACCACTCGGTATCATTGTATCAGGAAGGGTGATTGATGTTGCAGGCATTGAAAACGTTGTCGGGCCTTTCTTCAATACTATCCCGAGCAACATTCAATTGCATGGTCTGGAATATTGGTCCGACGTTGCTCTGAAGTGCCACGATTATCATGCTTCCACACTTCAGTACCAGCACACTCCACTCCGGGATATCGCAAAGTGGCTCGGAAAAAATTCGGATGAAAAGCTTTTCGATTCTCTTTTCGCCTTCCAGAGGGAAACCAAGGATAACCAAGCGATCACAGAGCATTTATGGCGCCCACTCGACTCAGAGGCTCAGCACGAGTACCCTCTGGCTTTCGAAATTACGCGCCATGGAAATGAATTGCTGACAGGAACGCTTGCCGCAAAAAGGCATGTCCTATCACCAgatgcggcgcagcaggtACTTAGCAGCTTCGAGCGACTTCTGTCAGACTTCGCCAACAATCCCAGCCGACGACTGCCTCAAATAAGTGGGGTGCATCAAGAGGGCCACTCTCAAAAAAATAGTGAAACAAAGAAGCCGCGTGCGGCCGTGAAAcgtgttgttgttgatggtcCAATATTCCAATGGACACCTCAAGCTTGCACAATCCGCAAAGCCATTGCAACTCTGGCCGGGGTTGAGCCCCAATCTGTCTCCGAGGACATGTCTATCTTTGAAGTAGGACTTGATAGCATCGATGCGATCAAATTGTCTTCAGTATTGAGCAAGTCAGGAATCAAGCTTCCCGTGAGCATCATCATGCGCCATCGAACTGTCAAGACCATGGCCCGACAGTTGTTAGAGCCAAACCACCGCGCGCAGAACGGCACATATTCTTTGCTGGGCCAGATGGAGAGATCTTTGACAGGATTCCTGGAAAGAGAAGAGCTTCTAACTCGGAATTTCTGTCGAATTCTTCCTGCTACCCCGATTCAAGAAGCCATGGTGGCAGAAATGGTTGCATCTGGCTACAAACATTACTACAACCACGAAATCCTCCAGCTTGAGCCCCATGTGGATCTTTCACGGCTTCAAGAAGCGTGGAAAGCTGTTGTCAGAGCTCACCCAATACTTCGTACCTCATTCGTCGAAATCTCGGATCCAGAGATACCCACTTCTTTTGCTCAGGTCGTCCACAGTGAGG TGGCCTTCCCACCAAGCGAGAATGCAGGAAAGGGTGAAGATGTGGTCCACCGTACCGAGGGACCCCTTTCCGTCTCACTCAGAAAGGCAGAGGCTTTCTGCAGGCGCCATGGTATCACTATGCAGGCACTTTTGGTCAGTTGCTGGTCCCTTGTGCTCGCGGGCTATGTCAAAAAGCTGGATGTCGTCTTCGGTCTCGTTCTTTCTGGCCGAAATGTCGCCGGTTCTGAGCATGTGATGTTTCCTACAATGAACACAGTAGCCATGCGTGTTGTTCTCCATGGTACCCGCTTGGAACTGGTGAAATATGTGCAAGAAGCCCTTCTGGATATGTCAGAGCACCAACATTTTTCTCTTCGACGCGCAAGACCGGATATAGGACCACGCCAATTGTTTGACACGCTATTTATCTACCAGAAGAGACCTATCGAGAGTACCACTCAAGGACCGAAATTGTACACCTCGACAGGAGGTGCGTCAGATGTCGAGTATCCCGTCTGCGCTGAGGTTGAAGGTGTTGGGGAAACCCTTGTGGGCCGAGTGGCTTGTCGGGAGACTGTTCTGGGGGAGAAGGATACGTTGAAGCTTGTGGGCCAGATCGCACATACGCTTTTGTCCATCGTTGATGACCCCGATCAACAAACCGTCAATTTCACAAGAGAGGGCTTGAGCATATGTAGGGGCCCAGTGTTCCAGGAATCTTCAGCTGGAATTTCGAATGTGGTCGATCCATGGTCTCAAGCACCGCATTCATCTGAGTGGTCTCCCCTCGAATCCAAGATCCGCAATGTCCTTTCAACTGTCGCTGGAGTTCCAGAGGCCTCAATTGACAAAAGTGCAACTATATTCCAACTGGGACTGGACAGCATTAGTGCTATCAAAGTTGTGGCCCTTCTGAAAAAACAATCCATCAAGCTTGCTGTCAGTGACATTATCAAAGCTGGAACCATTGAGAGAATGGCCAGAGCAGCAAATGGTGTCCAGACGGAGCTCACGACAGCAGACATATCTGGCGCTCTCTGCAGCTCTCTCGGTGAGATAGATGTGAAGACACTAGTGCAGTCATATGGCATTGATCCGTGTTTGGTTCAGAACAGTCTTCCCGCAACCGCGGGACAATCTTACTTTCTGTCAATGCACGCCTTGAACCAGGAAATATTCTATCCTGGATTTTACTACCTGTCATCGAGAGAGCTGAGCGAAGAGCGGCTAGAAAGAGCGTGGGCTAGTCTCATAGATCAGATTCCCATCCTCCGGACTGTCTTCATTCCTACGAAAGACCATCCACGACTGCCATATGTCCAAGTTGTGCTGAACTCGGCACAGAATCCCGTTGTCTGGCACCAGAGATGCCATAGCCATATGATTTCGAGAAATACACAACGAGGCCTGGGCTCGGTACCAGTTGCATTACGTGCGTGCCATACATCCCAAGGCACAGCACTCGTGCTGCAAATTCACCATGCACTGTATGATGCTGTCAGTCTTCCGTCTATGATTGATAGACTTGCGACCTTGTACAGTCAAGGAGAGGAACAGGAGCCACACCCTGGTTTCGTTGACATCTCACGATTTGTGGCATTCCAGCTTATCCATTCACCAGTGGATACTCGGCGGCAATTCTGGAAGAGATACCTGGGCCAATCCTCCACCGACAAGACCGCAGTGCCACAAAAGTCTAAATTTGGCGTCATCCGCCAGCATTACCGCCCAGGGCTAGTTTCAAACATGACTAGACTTGAAATAGCCGCTAAGCGCCATGGTCTCAGTGTACAATCCATCTTTTTGGCCGTCTACGCTCGTGTCCACACTCGAATCTTCATTTATGATGAGAAAATCCGACCGAGCTTGATTGTTGGGTTGTATCTTGCCAATCGATCTTACGCCGCTGAGGGATTGTCTGAACTTGTTGCGCCTACTGTCAATATTGTCCCACTTCGGCTCGATGACAGGATCACCAATAACGATGAGTGCCTCTTTGCTGCAGCTGGGAGAATTCAGAATGATGTTAATGAAATCAGCATGGTTGATCATGCTGCTGTCTCTCTTGGAGAAATTGCTGAGTGGACGGGCGTCCGAATTGACACTTGCATCAACTTCCTACGATTACCCGAGTTGGACGATACCAGCAACCACACCGAGAAGATCGAAAATGTTGTTTTCAAAGCTATTCCGCGGGAGGAACTCGGGAGACTGCGGGACTCAAGTCACGAC CCTACTCTCGACGTGGAGGCCGCAGTTCGAGATGGTCGGCTAGACTTTGGTCTCTTTGGACCTGACAGTCGACTCGATAGCGCTACAGCAGATCGTATAATTGCGGAGGTCCGACAAGAGATCAGCGCATTGGTGGACACACCAGGCCCAGCCGTGCAGATAGAAGGGGACGAGAGAGAGCATTAG